One window of the Thermodesulfomicrobium sp. WS genome contains the following:
- the fabZ gene encoding 3-hydroxyacyl-ACP dehydratase FabZ, whose protein sequence is MKTKPDHGEIVSRHILDLLPHRYPFLLVDRVLDMEPMVRIHAIKSVSINEPFFQGHFPAYPVMPGVLILEAMAQAGGILVIKSLPAEDTSNKLFLFSGMEKVRFRRPVFPGDQLHLHVRYIKHKLGLWKFEAEAHVDERVVAEAILTATIAPREDD, encoded by the coding sequence ATGAAGACCAAACCCGATCACGGCGAAATCGTCAGCCGCCATATCCTGGATCTCCTCCCGCACCGCTATCCGTTTCTTTTGGTCGACCGGGTGCTGGACATGGAGCCCATGGTGCGCATCCACGCCATCAAGAGTGTGTCCATCAACGAGCCTTTTTTCCAGGGCCATTTCCCCGCCTATCCAGTCATGCCGGGGGTGCTCATCCTCGAGGCCATGGCGCAAGCCGGCGGCATCTTGGTCATCAAGAGCCTGCCTGCGGAAGACACCTCGAACAAACTCTTCCTCTTCAGCGGCATGGAAAAGGTGCGCTTCCGGCGTCCGGTGTTTCCCGGCGATCAGCTCCACCTGCATGTGCGCTACATCAAGCACAAATTAGGGCTCTGGAAATTCGAGGCCGAGGCCCATGTGGACGAGCGGGTCGTGGCCGAGGCCATCCTCACCGCAACCATTGCTCCCCGAGAAGACGACTAG
- the dksA gene encoding RNA polymerase-binding protein DksA gives MEAKDLEYFRQLLTEMLDDIQRQGEATLEDMSENTEYYADPADRASLESDRTFMLRLRDRDRKLVKKIREALSRIEDGTFGICEMCGEEIAIARLKARPVTTLCIECKSRQEEEERLRGD, from the coding sequence ATGGAAGCAAAAGACCTGGAGTACTTCCGCCAGCTCTTGACGGAGATGCTTGACGACATCCAGCGGCAAGGCGAGGCAACTCTTGAGGATATGTCGGAAAATACAGAATACTACGCCGATCCTGCGGACCGGGCGTCCCTGGAGTCGGACCGGACGTTCATGCTGCGCCTGCGCGACCGGGACCGGAAACTCGTCAAGAAGATCCGCGAAGCCTTGTCGCGCATTGAGGATGGGACGTTTGGTATTTGCGAGATGTGCGGCGAGGAAATCGCCATCGCCCGGCTCAAGGCCCGGCCGGTGACGACGCTGTGCATCGAATGCAAGAGCCGTCAGGAAGAAGAAGAGCGCCTGCGCGGCGACTAG
- the ileS gene encoding isoleucine--tRNA ligase — MNDYKSTLNLPTTTFPMKANLVHNEPKILARWQETNAYAAMVAASDGRPTYVLHDGPPYANGHIHLGTAMNKILKDIIVKHRNMNGFQAQYVPGWDCHGLPIELKVEQELGAEKSSLPAMEIRRRCRAYALRYLDIQREEFRRLGVFGLWDKPYLTMTPDYEAATARELARFAARGSVVRAKKPIYWCGSCQTALAEAEVEYGDHTSPSIYVRFPLPELARRIPAAAGLPAFIVIWTTTPWTIPDNMAVAVHPEATYAAVHAGDSVYILAKDLLGDCASRFGWEDPRILAEIDGAALEGLVARHPFYDRPSPVVLADYVTLDTGTGCVHTAPGHGREDYETGLRYGLDILSPLDDEARFLPSVELFGGAHVFAANPQVIEVLRERGHLLAEERITHSYPHCWRCKKPVIFRATTQWFISMEHADLRGKALRAIDSAVRWIPAWGRERIHNMIASRPDWCISRQRLWGVPIIALLCEDCGEAYMDPQWAADIAERFAQHPTGADLWFETPVEELAPQGLTCPHCQGSRWVKEDDILDVWFDSGTSFAAVLEGRPECGFPADLYLEGTDQHRGWFHSSLLASIGTRDTAPYRAVLTHGFVVDGQGRKMSKSIGNVVAPQEIIQKFGAEILRLWVASENYQEDMRISDEILSRLVDAYRKIRNTCRFILGVLHDFDPQTHTVPTGAMEPVDRYALHLAGKRHAAMQAAYTDFEFHRIYHHLHNLCVTDLSSFYLDILKDRLYAEAKDSPKRRSAQTALWSILMTMVTDMAPILSFTAEEVLLHLPQAQRPNVPTIFALRQDFLMDPKLSTEEQELWEALMTLRAGVAKALEAKRQAKEIGHSLEARVEIFVPAPMADQMAQAGINLQELCIVSQLSVHTSPAPKDAVVCEDLKDVWIQVAPAHGRKCARCWIFHEAVGQDAAYPDTCPRCAAALRGMAA; from the coding sequence ATGAACGACTACAAATCGACGCTCAATCTTCCCACCACCACCTTCCCCATGAAGGCCAACCTGGTGCACAACGAGCCCAAGATCCTCGCCCGCTGGCAGGAGACCAATGCCTACGCGGCCATGGTCGCGGCCAGCGACGGCCGACCCACCTACGTCCTTCACGACGGCCCGCCCTATGCCAACGGCCACATCCACCTGGGCACGGCCATGAATAAAATCCTCAAGGACATCATCGTCAAACATCGCAACATGAATGGCTTTCAAGCCCAGTACGTCCCCGGCTGGGACTGCCATGGCCTGCCCATCGAACTCAAGGTGGAGCAGGAACTGGGGGCGGAGAAATCCTCCCTGCCGGCCATGGAAATCCGCCGCCGCTGCCGGGCGTACGCGCTCCGCTACCTGGATATCCAGCGAGAGGAATTCCGCCGCCTTGGGGTCTTCGGCCTGTGGGACAAGCCCTACCTCACCATGACCCCGGACTATGAAGCCGCCACTGCCCGTGAGTTGGCCCGCTTCGCCGCCCGCGGCTCCGTGGTCCGCGCCAAAAAGCCCATCTATTGGTGCGGCTCCTGCCAAACCGCCTTGGCCGAGGCGGAGGTGGAGTACGGGGATCACACCTCGCCGTCCATCTACGTCCGCTTTCCGCTGCCGGAATTGGCGCGCCGTATCCCTGCGGCGGCAGGACTTCCGGCCTTTATCGTCATCTGGACCACCACTCCCTGGACCATCCCCGACAACATGGCCGTGGCGGTCCACCCCGAAGCGACCTACGCTGCGGTGCACGCCGGCGACAGCGTCTACATCCTCGCTAAAGATTTACTGGGGGACTGCGCCTCCCGCTTTGGCTGGGAGGACCCGCGCATCCTCGCGGAAATCGACGGCGCGGCCCTGGAAGGCCTCGTCGCCCGCCACCCCTTCTACGACCGGCCCTCGCCCGTCGTGCTTGCCGACTACGTCACCCTGGATACCGGCACCGGCTGCGTGCACACCGCCCCGGGGCACGGCCGCGAGGACTACGAGACCGGCCTACGCTACGGCCTCGACATCCTCTCTCCCTTGGACGACGAAGCGCGCTTTTTGCCCAGCGTCGAGCTCTTTGGAGGCGCCCACGTCTTTGCGGCCAATCCCCAGGTGATCGAAGTGCTGCGGGAGCGCGGCCATCTCCTGGCCGAGGAACGTATCACCCACTCCTATCCCCACTGCTGGCGCTGCAAAAAGCCCGTCATCTTCCGCGCCACCACCCAGTGGTTCATCAGCATGGAACACGCAGACTTGCGCGGCAAGGCCCTGCGGGCCATCGACTCCGCCGTGCGCTGGATCCCTGCCTGGGGCAGGGAGCGCATCCACAACATGATCGCCTCCCGGCCGGATTGGTGTATCTCCCGCCAGCGTCTCTGGGGCGTGCCCATCATCGCCCTTTTGTGTGAGGACTGCGGCGAGGCCTACATGGATCCTCAATGGGCCGCAGACATTGCCGAGCGCTTCGCCCAGCATCCCACCGGCGCGGACCTGTGGTTTGAGACCCCGGTGGAGGAACTGGCGCCCCAAGGACTCACCTGTCCCCATTGCCAGGGCAGTCGTTGGGTCAAAGAAGACGATATCCTCGACGTCTGGTTCGACTCCGGGACCAGCTTCGCTGCGGTGCTCGAAGGCCGGCCCGAATGCGGTTTCCCCGCCGACCTCTATCTGGAAGGCACGGACCAGCACCGCGGCTGGTTCCACTCCTCGCTTCTCGCCAGCATCGGCACCCGCGACACCGCCCCCTACCGGGCCGTGCTCACCCACGGCTTCGTGGTGGACGGCCAAGGGCGTAAGATGTCCAAGTCCATCGGCAATGTGGTGGCGCCGCAAGAGATCATCCAGAAATTCGGCGCCGAGATCCTGCGCCTGTGGGTGGCCTCGGAAAACTACCAGGAAGACATGCGCATCTCCGACGAGATCCTCTCGCGCCTGGTGGACGCCTACCGCAAGATCCGCAATACGTGCCGGTTCATCCTCGGCGTGCTCCATGACTTCGATCCCCAGACCCACACGGTGCCCACCGGCGCCATGGAACCTGTGGACCGCTACGCCCTGCATTTGGCCGGCAAACGCCACGCCGCCATGCAAGCGGCCTACACGGACTTCGAGTTCCACCGCATCTACCACCACTTGCACAACCTGTGCGTCACGGACTTAAGCTCCTTCTACCTCGACATCCTCAAGGACCGTCTCTACGCTGAGGCCAAAGACAGCCCCAAACGCCGCTCGGCCCAAACCGCGCTCTGGTCCATTCTCATGACCATGGTGACGGACATGGCGCCGATTTTAAGCTTCACGGCAGAGGAAGTCCTGCTCCATCTGCCGCAGGCCCAGCGCCCCAATGTGCCCACGATCTTTGCCTTGCGCCAAGATTTCCTCATGGACCCCAAGCTCTCGACCGAGGAGCAGGAGCTCTGGGAGGCCCTCATGACGCTGCGCGCCGGGGTGGCCAAGGCCCTGGAAGCCAAACGCCAAGCCAAGGAGATCGGCCACTCCCTGGAGGCCCGAGTGGAAATCTTCGTCCCTGCCCCGATGGCGGACCAGATGGCGCAGGCCGGTATCAATCTCCAGGAACTGTGCATCGTGAGCCAACTGAGCGTCCACACCTCCCCAGCCCCGAAGGATGCTGTGGTCTGCGAAGACCTCAAGGACGTCTGGATCCAGGTGGCGCCGGCGCACGGGCGCAAATGTGCCCGCTGCTGGATCTTCCACGAAGCGGTCGGGCAGGACGCGGCGTATCCCGATACCTGTCCGCGGTGCGCGGCGGCCCTCCGAGGCATGGCGGCGTGA
- a CDS encoding OmpH family outer membrane protein: protein MYRILIMMIALCLVASCALAEGKIGFVNVPAVIAKCEAGKRAMNELKGKFQGMKEKLDAKKKELDTMKEELQKQAMMLSQEAKLDKETQFKRKVRDFQDMGQGYQAQLQQEEQKLSKPILEKLVQVIQDYGKRNGYTAILDKQGSGVTYVAPEADLTETIIAEMNKAMP, encoded by the coding sequence ATGTACCGCATTCTTATCATGATGATAGCCCTTTGCCTCGTCGCATCTTGTGCTCTTGCGGAAGGAAAAATCGGCTTTGTGAATGTTCCTGCGGTCATTGCCAAATGCGAAGCCGGCAAACGCGCCATGAATGAGCTCAAAGGCAAGTTCCAGGGCATGAAAGAGAAATTGGACGCCAAGAAAAAAGAATTGGATACCATGAAAGAAGAGTTGCAAAAGCAGGCCATGATGCTCAGCCAAGAGGCCAAACTGGACAAAGAGACCCAATTCAAACGAAAAGTACGCGATTTCCAAGACATGGGACAAGGCTACCAAGCCCAGCTCCAGCAGGAAGAGCAGAAACTCTCCAAACCTATCCTGGAAAAGCTGGTGCAAGTCATCCAGGACTACGGCAAACGCAACGGCTACACCGCCATCCTGGATAAGCAGGGAAGCGGGGTGACCTACGTGGCCCCGGAGGCTGACCTCACGGAAACCATCATTGCGGAAATGAACAAGGCCATGCCGTAA
- the lpxD gene encoding UDP-3-O-(3-hydroxymyristoyl)glucosamine N-acyltransferase, producing MRLSQIAQALGREFVGDDKEISSVATLAEAGPEDLSFLANPKYAAQLATTRAGAVVARPEMVTQGRSFVISPEPYLDFARAVNFFARPQGWASGVSPLAQVDPTAQVDPSATLYPFVVVGPRSVIGPRSVLFPGVYVGEDCQVGADCRLAPHVSLMAGTVLGDRVIIHAGAVLGSDGFGFAPSAAGVVKFPQIGRVVVEDDVEIGANTTIDRAALGETRIGAGTKIDNLVQLGHNVQVGKQCMLVAQVGIAGSTTLGNGVVLAGQVGVAGHIHLGDGCRIGAKSGVGQDVPPGTDMSGIPAMPHATFLRVSQITPKLPQWRRRLSRLEKEVEALRQALDVHASPQDPT from the coding sequence ATGCGACTCTCCCAAATCGCCCAAGCCCTGGGCCGTGAATTCGTCGGCGACGACAAGGAGATCTCTTCCGTAGCCACCCTGGCTGAGGCCGGGCCCGAGGATCTCTCCTTTCTCGCCAACCCCAAATACGCCGCGCAGTTGGCCACGACCCGCGCCGGGGCGGTAGTGGCCCGGCCGGAAATGGTGACCCAAGGGCGCTCTTTCGTGATCAGCCCTGAACCTTATCTCGACTTCGCCCGGGCCGTGAACTTCTTTGCCCGGCCTCAGGGGTGGGCAAGCGGCGTCAGCCCCTTGGCGCAGGTGGATCCCACGGCCCAGGTGGACCCGTCAGCGACCCTCTACCCCTTTGTGGTGGTGGGCCCACGCTCGGTCATCGGGCCGCGCAGCGTCCTCTTTCCTGGGGTGTACGTGGGGGAGGACTGCCAGGTGGGTGCCGACTGCCGCCTCGCCCCACACGTGAGCCTCATGGCCGGGACGGTGCTGGGAGACCGAGTCATCATCCACGCCGGGGCGGTGCTCGGCAGTGACGGCTTCGGCTTTGCCCCCTCGGCTGCGGGTGTGGTCAAGTTCCCGCAGATCGGCCGCGTGGTGGTGGAGGATGATGTGGAGATCGGCGCCAACACCACCATCGACCGCGCTGCCCTGGGCGAGACCCGCATCGGTGCGGGCACCAAGATCGATAATTTGGTGCAGCTCGGCCATAACGTCCAGGTGGGCAAGCAGTGCATGCTGGTGGCGCAGGTGGGCATCGCCGGCTCCACCACCTTGGGCAATGGTGTCGTCTTGGCCGGCCAAGTGGGCGTGGCCGGACACATCCACCTCGGCGACGGCTGCCGCATCGGCGCCAAGTCGGGAGTGGGACAAGACGTGCCCCCAGGTACCGACATGAGCGGCATCCCTGCCATGCCCCATGCCACGTTTCTGCGCGTCTCCCAAATTACGCCCAAACTTCCACAGTGGCGGCGTCGGCTCTCCCGCCTGGAAAAGGAAGTGGAAGCCCTGCGCCAAGCCCTCGACGTTCACGCCTCACCACAGGATCCCACATGA
- the lpxA gene encoding acyl-ACP--UDP-N-acetylglucosamine O-acyltransferase: MPVSIHPTAIVHPSAALGENVTIGPYAIIEEHVAIGDGCIIDAAAQIKRFTTMGANNHVHSMACVGGEPQDLKFHGEESHLLIGDNNRIREFSTIHRGTEGGGGVTRIGSGNLIMAYAHIAHDCQVGDHNVFSNAATLAGHVIVGNHAVMGGLSAAHQFVRIGDFAFVGGKTGVAQDVPPYMLAVGERASLHGINLIGLRRHGFTAEEISGLKAAYRILWRSHKERNEALQQVETEFGHIAPVMELLRFVRESTRGTITPERL, encoded by the coding sequence ATGCCCGTTTCCATCCACCCCACTGCCATCGTGCACCCAAGCGCCGCTTTGGGCGAAAACGTCACCATCGGGCCCTATGCCATCATCGAAGAGCATGTTGCCATCGGCGATGGCTGCATCATCGATGCCGCGGCCCAAATCAAACGCTTCACCACCATGGGCGCCAACAACCATGTGCACTCCATGGCCTGCGTGGGCGGGGAGCCTCAAGACCTCAAGTTTCACGGAGAAGAGAGCCATCTCCTCATCGGCGACAACAACCGCATCCGCGAGTTCTCCACCATCCACCGCGGCACCGAAGGCGGCGGCGGGGTGACGCGCATCGGCTCCGGCAACCTCATCATGGCCTATGCCCACATCGCCCATGACTGTCAGGTGGGGGATCACAACGTCTTCTCCAATGCCGCCACCTTGGCCGGCCACGTCATCGTCGGCAACCACGCGGTCATGGGCGGGCTCTCCGCAGCCCATCAATTCGTGCGTATCGGAGACTTTGCCTTTGTGGGCGGCAAGACCGGCGTGGCCCAAGATGTACCGCCCTACATGCTCGCGGTAGGCGAACGGGCGAGCCTGCACGGCATCAACCTCATCGGACTCCGGCGCCATGGGTTCACCGCCGAGGAGATCAGCGGTCTCAAGGCCGCCTACCGCATCCTGTGGCGCTCGCACAAGGAACGTAACGAGGCCCTGCAGCAGGTGGAAACCGAATTCGGGCACATCGCCCCAGTCATGGAACTCCTGCGCTTTGTGCGGGAAAGCACCCGGGGCACCATCACGCCGGAGCGGCTCTAG
- the lspA gene encoding signal peptidase II, with protein sequence MKLPHRWSWILGVAAGVTLLDQLTKAWVQASIPLWGVGPSLIPGFFQIVHSQNRGAAFGFLNRWDVSWQQPLFVLITLAAIVFLGVLARSKDNRGWLYPLGLGAILGGAVGNLIDRLRLGAVVDFLDVYVGDWHWPAFNVADSAICVGVGLLVIAQWQGPCTQSSST encoded by the coding sequence GTGAAGCTCCCGCACCGGTGGTCATGGATCCTCGGGGTTGCCGCGGGCGTGACCCTGCTCGATCAGCTCACCAAGGCGTGGGTCCAGGCATCGATCCCCCTTTGGGGGGTGGGCCCGAGCCTTATCCCCGGCTTTTTCCAGATCGTGCACAGCCAAAACCGGGGCGCGGCCTTTGGATTCCTCAACCGATGGGACGTCTCCTGGCAGCAGCCCCTCTTCGTCCTCATCACGTTGGCCGCGATAGTGTTTTTAGGGGTGCTCGCCCGCAGCAAGGACAACCGTGGCTGGCTCTATCCGCTCGGCCTCGGGGCGATCCTCGGGGGGGCCGTAGGCAACCTCATCGACCGTCTACGCCTGGGAGCGGTGGTGGACTTTCTCGACGTTTACGTGGGCGACTGGCACTGGCCCGCCTTCAATGTGGCCGATAGCGCCATTTGTGTGGGCGTGGGGCTGTTAGTTATCGCCCAATGGCAAGGCCCATGCACCCAGTCCTCTTCCACATAG
- the bamA gene encoding outer membrane protein assembly factor BamA, with protein sequence MPRNLVVLVLWCILGLTAHAFAADSIMVLPFAVHGDANLASLEEDIPRLLADRFKAQGLSVVSQDQVDTLLARHEIQFLDLGVVAELARRAGAKYAVYGAFSQVGDAISLDARVVDATGAKPPRPVFASKTGGVIQLLPAVEDLARAIMDGLSGAGRITGIEVRGTVALDKDVILLRLKTQKGDPFDPKALGQEVKRLYELGYFDDVRIDAEDDGEGKRLVVTVQEKPIVQAIDVEGAEEIDADDVLAAMSTKTGSVANLKVLAEDMNKIRELYRKKGYYTATVDYRIQTTDSHRARLTIAVHEGKKLYVEKIVIQGAKQLSASEIKDQLALSERGIFSWITGSGVLREEMLDRDAAAIEAYYANRGFLNARAGQPKVEFTDDGIVVTYQIEEGDRYRVDRVVFNGDILTNATDLAQITKLDDMAKGKEFLDRSVIRSDLNALSDHYSTFGYAFAEADVDLQRNEETKTVAVTYVLRKGPKMSIGRVIIQGNTRTRDNVIRREMRLADGDLFNGALLRRSNARLTKLDFFETVEIIPEPTARPDTLDLRVKVKEKSTGVLAAGAGYSTYSKIFFSGQILERNLFGMGYQLGFKGTISSKSADYTATFWNPHYQDTDLGVGLSLYNTMDEYTDYDRQSMGGRLLFGYPLGEYTQLSWNYRLERYTIEDVDDDADQEIKDIEGQNWASALYARITRDTTDRRINPSKGSVNTLSVEYSGGILGGDDNFVKYIADTNWYFPLFWSTVFHAHAQGGILHENTSDDVPHFERFFLGGMNSVRGYETRTISPRYTSIDAQGGYKEGSEKGGYKSFFTNLEYLFPIHKEMGIMGVVFFDAGQVWDKDESLDFDLYKSVGAGIRWYSPLGPLRLEYGYPLDEIEGEKRKGRFEFAVGQFF encoded by the coding sequence ATGCCGCGTAATCTGGTCGTTCTTGTGCTCTGGTGTATCTTGGGATTGACCGCGCACGCCTTTGCCGCAGACTCCATCATGGTCCTGCCTTTTGCCGTGCATGGCGACGCAAATCTCGCTTCTCTGGAAGAAGACATCCCCCGCCTCTTGGCCGACCGCTTCAAAGCCCAAGGGCTGAGCGTCGTCTCCCAGGACCAGGTGGACACGCTCCTCGCCCGCCATGAGATCCAATTCCTCGATCTGGGTGTAGTTGCCGAACTCGCCCGCCGGGCCGGTGCCAAATATGCGGTCTACGGGGCATTCTCTCAGGTCGGCGACGCCATCAGCCTTGATGCCCGAGTGGTGGATGCCACCGGTGCCAAGCCGCCGCGGCCGGTCTTTGCCTCCAAGACCGGGGGGGTCATCCAGCTCCTGCCGGCGGTGGAAGACCTGGCCCGCGCCATCATGGACGGACTTTCGGGGGCAGGCCGCATTACCGGCATCGAAGTGCGGGGCACCGTGGCCTTGGACAAGGACGTGATCCTGCTGCGGCTCAAGACGCAAAAAGGCGATCCCTTCGATCCCAAGGCCCTGGGCCAGGAAGTCAAGCGCCTCTATGAATTGGGATATTTTGACGATGTGCGCATCGATGCCGAAGACGACGGCGAGGGCAAGCGCCTCGTGGTCACCGTGCAAGAAAAGCCCATCGTTCAAGCCATCGACGTGGAAGGGGCCGAAGAAATCGATGCCGACGACGTCCTGGCCGCCATGAGCACCAAGACCGGGTCTGTGGCCAACCTCAAGGTCTTGGCCGAAGACATGAACAAGATCCGCGAACTCTATCGGAAAAAAGGCTACTACACCGCCACCGTGGACTACCGCATCCAGACCACGGACTCCCATCGGGCGCGGCTCACGATTGCCGTGCACGAAGGCAAGAAACTCTACGTGGAAAAAATCGTCATCCAGGGCGCCAAGCAGCTTTCCGCCTCGGAGATCAAAGACCAATTGGCCCTTTCCGAGAGGGGCATCTTCTCCTGGATCACCGGCAGCGGCGTCCTGCGCGAAGAGATGCTCGACCGGGACGCCGCGGCCATCGAGGCGTACTATGCCAACCGCGGATTCCTCAACGCCCGGGCAGGCCAGCCCAAGGTGGAGTTCACCGACGACGGCATCGTCGTCACCTACCAGATCGAGGAGGGCGACCGCTACCGGGTGGATCGCGTTGTCTTCAACGGCGATATCCTCACCAATGCCACGGATCTCGCCCAGATCACCAAACTCGACGACATGGCCAAGGGCAAAGAGTTCCTCGATCGCTCCGTCATTCGCAGCGATCTCAACGCCCTTTCCGACCACTACTCCACCTTCGGCTATGCCTTTGCCGAAGCGGACGTCGACCTCCAACGCAACGAGGAAACCAAGACCGTGGCCGTGACCTACGTGCTGCGCAAAGGGCCCAAGATGTCCATCGGCCGGGTCATCATCCAGGGCAACACCCGCACCCGCGACAACGTCATCCGCCGCGAGATGCGGCTTGCCGACGGCGATCTCTTCAACGGGGCCCTGCTGCGGCGCTCCAATGCGCGGCTGACCAAGCTCGATTTCTTCGAGACCGTGGAAATCATCCCCGAACCCACGGCCCGCCCGGACACCTTGGATCTGCGCGTGAAAGTCAAAGAAAAATCCACCGGCGTGCTCGCAGCTGGTGCAGGCTATTCCACCTATTCCAAGATCTTCTTCTCCGGCCAAATCCTGGAACGCAACCTCTTTGGCATGGGGTACCAGTTGGGCTTCAAGGGGACCATCAGCTCCAAGAGCGCGGACTACACCGCTACCTTCTGGAACCCGCATTACCAAGATACGGATTTGGGTGTCGGCCTTTCGCTCTATAACACCATGGACGAATACACGGATTATGACCGCCAAAGCATGGGTGGCAGACTACTCTTCGGCTATCCTTTGGGCGAATACACCCAGCTTTCCTGGAACTACCGTCTGGAGCGCTACACCATTGAAGACGTGGACGACGACGCCGACCAGGAGATCAAAGACATTGAAGGCCAAAACTGGGCCAGCGCCCTCTATGCCCGCATCACCCGCGACACCACCGACCGCCGCATCAACCCGTCCAAGGGAAGCGTCAACACCCTTTCCGTGGAATACTCCGGCGGCATCCTGGGGGGCGACGACAACTTCGTCAAATACATCGCGGACACCAATTGGTACTTCCCGCTCTTTTGGAGCACCGTGTTCCATGCCCATGCCCAAGGAGGGATTCTCCATGAGAACACCTCGGACGACGTGCCGCATTTCGAGCGGTTTTTCTTGGGGGGCATGAACTCCGTGCGCGGGTATGAAACCCGCACCATCTCCCCCCGATACACGAGCATCGACGCCCAAGGCGGCTATAAAGAAGGTTCGGAAAAAGGCGGCTACAAAAGCTTTTTCACCAACCTCGAATACCTTTTCCCCATCCACAAGGAGATGGGGATCATGGGTGTCGTGTTCTTCGACGCCGGTCAGGTGTGGGACAAAGACGAGTCCCTGGACTTCGACCTTTACAAAAGCGTCGGGGCTGGCATCCGTTGGTACTCCCCCTTGGGGCCGCTGCGCCTGGAGTACGGCTATCCCTTGGATGAGATCGAAGGGGAAAAGCGTAAAGGCCGCTTTGAATTCGCCGTGGGCCAATTTTTCTAA
- the lpxI gene encoding UDP-2,3-diacylglucosamine diphosphatase LpxI (LpxI, functionally equivalent to LpxH, replaces it in LPS biosynthesis in a minority of bacteria.) — MPSTLGLVAGGSRFPHAIAAAARNQGWRVVGVGFAPDTETDLPQACDAFAWLRLGQLGALIDFFRKQRVSHIVFAGPIHKPRALSLVPDFRAARLLLSLRSRGDDAILRAVRRTLEAEGWQVVGADTFLPHLITPQGVLTRTQPTEQQWTDIALGWEIAGAVGKWDVGQCVIVRDGVVLAVEAIEGTNQAIARAGKLGGPGAVVVKRAKPGQDRALDLPAVGRGTIEAMAMVQASCLAVEAGGSFFFDLEAALRLAHDHRITVVGYAGCAPEKSNRTGNPCAREHREGI, encoded by the coding sequence ATGCCATCGACCCTCGGCCTGGTGGCAGGCGGCAGCCGCTTTCCCCACGCCATTGCCGCCGCGGCCCGCAACCAAGGCTGGCGCGTGGTGGGGGTGGGGTTTGCGCCGGACACCGAAACCGACCTGCCCCAAGCATGCGACGCCTTTGCGTGGCTGCGTCTTGGACAGCTCGGCGCACTGATCGACTTTTTCCGCAAGCAGCGCGTCAGCCACATCGTCTTTGCCGGCCCCATCCATAAACCGCGCGCCCTCTCCCTGGTCCCGGATTTTCGCGCCGCCCGGCTCCTGCTTTCGCTGCGCAGCCGCGGCGACGATGCCATCCTGCGGGCCGTGCGCCGAACCCTGGAGGCCGAAGGCTGGCAGGTGGTGGGGGCGGATACCTTCCTGCCTCACCTCATCACGCCCCAAGGGGTGCTCACCCGCACCCAGCCCACAGAGCAGCAATGGACGGACATCGCCCTCGGCTGGGAAATCGCCGGGGCCGTGGGCAAATGGGACGTGGGCCAATGCGTCATCGTCCGTGACGGCGTGGTCTTGGCGGTGGAAGCCATTGAAGGCACGAACCAGGCCATCGCCCGCGCCGGAAAACTCGGTGGCCCAGGGGCCGTGGTGGTCAAGCGGGCCAAGCCCGGCCAGGACCGGGCCTTGGACCTGCCGGCGGTAGGCCGCGGGACCATTGAGGCCATGGCCATGGTGCAGGCGAGCTGCCTGGCGGTGGAAGCAGGCGGAAGCTTTTTCTTCGATCTGGAAGCGGCCCTGCGTCTGGCCCACGATCACCGGATCACCGTGGTCGGGTATGCGGGCTGCGCTCCTGAAAAAAGCAATCGCACAGGGAATCCCTGTGCGAGAGAGCATCGTGAAGGGATCTGA